From the Triticum urartu cultivar G1812 chromosome 4, Tu2.1, whole genome shotgun sequence genome, the window GCTGAGAAGGAGGCACGAGGTGAAGGGAAGGAGAAAACAGAGGTGGTGGTCAAGAGCACCTTCCATGggaaggaggagaaggactacCAGGGACGATCGTGGATCACTCCACCCAAGGATGCCAAGGCGACCAACGAGCGCTGTTATATTCCCAAGAGGTGTGTACACGAGTGGGTTGGACACACCAAGGGGGTCTCAGCGATCAGATTTTCTCCCAAGTATGGCCATCTATTGCTGTCTGCAAGTATGGATTGTAAGATTAAAATCTGGGACGTGCTTGAGTCGAAGACATGTATGCGGACGTACATGGGGCACTCCAAGGCGGTACGGGATATATCGTTCTCTAATGACGGTAGTAAGTTCTTGAGTGCTGGCTATGACCGGAATATTCAGTATTGGGATACTGAAACTGGGCAGGTGATCTCGACCTTCTCTACTGGTAAGGTACCTTATGTCGTGAAGCTCAATCCTGATGAAGATAAGCAGCATATTCTCCTTGCTGGGATGAGTGACAAGAAGATCGTGCAGTGGGATATGAAGTCAGGGCAGATCACACAGGAATATGATCAGCACTTGGGGGCGGTGAACACTATTACCTTTGTAGATAATAATAGGAGGTTTGTGACATCTAGCGATGACAAGTCTCTTCGTGTGTGGGAGTTTGGCATCCCTGTAGTTATTAAGTATATCAGTGAGCCGCACATGCACTCCATGCCGTCTATTGCAGTACACCCGAACTCTAACTGGCTGGCAGCACAGAGCTTGGACAATCAGATACTGATATACAGCACGAAGGAAAGGTTTCAACTTAATAAGAAGAAAAGGTTTGCAGGCCACATTGTGGCAGGTTATGCTTGTCAGGTGAGCTTCTCTCCTGATGGGAGGTTTGTGATGTCAGGAGACGGTGAAGGTAGTTGCTGGTTCTGGGACTGGAAAAGCTGCAGGAGATTCAAGACATTGAAGTGCCACAATGGAGTTTGCATTGGATGTGAGTGGCATCCGTTGGAGACTAGCAAGGTTGCAACGTGTGGATGGGATGGTGTCATAAAATACTGGTAAGTTGACAAGATAAACATATGAAAACACCTTATATTTTATTCTGCAGTTTTTAACCGATTTGTACTAGTGCACCATTGCTGTTTAAATTGTTTCAGTAAGTAGTTATTGAAATTCATGGGGCCCATGTTGGATTTAGATTGTGCAGTATGTCTTTTAGTATTATTGTAATAACACTTTTCCCTGCTGTGTTCTATTTTATTCATATTATTTTATTTAGCTGGAAGGGTAGTTTAGTTTGCAATTGCAGTAACGTCCATTACATTCAGAATATCAAGACCACACAAACTTGATTATGGTGTCCTTTAAAAAACTCATGGCTAGAACTCGTGTAATGTAGTAGTTTTGTGCATGTTTACTAAATTGTTATGTTTTAATGAACTAGACATCTCTACCTCTTTGCTCTAAATATTCTTTTGTTTATTTTGTTGCTGATTGTGTTGGCTCCTTGGTGCTCCCTTATCTACCATTTATTGATGCTTTTGCTGTTGACCTGTGTGAGgaagtaatagtattggtttaGGAGTCCTTATTATTCTATGTTTACTTTCCTTGCTCCTCAAGTCTTTTGTAATATATATATGCCCCTTGGGCCTACAATAAAGATAAGTTGCTTTCGTAACAACCTGATGCTGTTATGATGATTGGTTCTACCCTGACCACTGCTCTTTTTTTCTTGATAAAATGCAAGGCTTTGTTGCAGTTAATGTTATTCCTACTAAAAACTCAGCTACCAGTGCTGCGTGAAGTCGGGTCTATTCATTTTACCCACTTATCTGATCCATCTTCTACATGCCGCTGAAAATTAAACACGTCCTGGATGATATATTCCTACCCCATTCAAAAGAACTCGCAAATTAAAAATTCAGCTTATGCTGATCGGTTGGGTGCAGAACTGGATAAATGAGAATTGTGCCTTTACTTCTACTCCCTcagtcccaaaattcttgtcttagttttgtctagatacggatgtatctaatactaaaacgtgacttgatacatccgtatttagacaaatctaagacaagaattttgggacggagggagtagttggttagggcatctccaacgctgTCCATCAAAACAGACACCCAAAATGTCTGTGGACAGTCTGGATGTGTCTGCGGATAATAgatagtgggggggggggggggagccaTCTAAACCTATACGTCAAATGCCCGCACCTTGTTTTTTATCCTATACCCGAAACACTTGAAATAAGTAAGATAAATATCATCTTTCATCCATAATCATGTTCTATTAATATTTCAATGCAACAATAATTCAAATATAAATTTTATGACCCAAACATGAAGTTTTTAaaaagttcaaatttgaattcaacttaGTCGGACATATTTTTTAGTCCATCACTCGTATCGCCCACAAATGCCGAATCACATCATTCTGGAGTTGCTTGATGACGAATCTGTTGATGcatttggataagttcgtcgaaCGTCGTCAGATTTTGCTCGGAAGATCAATAGGATCACCCATTTGCTCAAATTCAAGATCATGGCGTATTGCGTCACCCTCATCCTCCACAATcttgttgtgcatgatcacacgaGCTGTCATCACCTCCCACGATGTCTCTTTGCAGTTCGTCGAACAACTGCAAAACAGGCTTGGAGCACCCCAAATGCCCTCTGGACATCCTTTATAGCTCCTTTGTCTTTGGGCAAAGTGAGATCTTTTCTCACCCCCTGTCTCAAAGATGGTCTTGATGAAGGTCGCCCACAAAGGATCGATAACATCACAAAGATAATATCCCATGTTGTACTAATGCCCTTATATTTTAGTCTGTGTTACTTTTATATGTTGATAGGTGTTCCTTTGGTTTGCTGCGGATCGATTCTCATGTCAACCTGCGGATTCGTTAATGTATTTGTTTTCCTGTAAAATCGTTCATACGTAGAATCTTACCCTGACAATTTGATGATTGTGAAGTTTATTACATTTGCAAGAATAATTTTTGATGGAACTTTTTTGTTCTTAAGTTGATAAACAAAATGCATGAAGGATCTATTGTAGGAGCTGTACTTTATCTGGCGATTGCCTGAATATCTATATGCATATTTTCTGcttaatactccctctgtcccaaaattcttgtcttagatttgtctaaatacggatgtatcaagtcatgttttagtattagatacatctgtAACTAActaatctaagacaagaattttgggacggagggagtaccttatTTATGTTTCTCTCTCTAGTAACAGTGTTATTTCCTTGCAATTTTCTCTACTTGTGGTGTGGCATTAACTCTTTTGTACAACTTGCAGGGATTAAAGATTTGGCAATTTAGACAGAAACGTTGCTCGAGATGCTGCAAGCCCACATGCCAATTGAATTCACAAGGATTCAGCTTTCAGTTGAGACTGTAAGCCCACATGGCTGGCTGGAAATTTTCAATGTCACTAGTGAAAACATGAGAGAACAGAAAACAGGCCCATATTTCCAACTACCGTCTACTAGTTCATAGTAATGTACTGTGTACCATAGATGCACCATTCAGGTTTTTCAACTTTTACTTTACCTAAACTTCTAGGACTTTGGTTTCAGTTTTTCTTCGTTTTGCTGGTGCAACTTCTGTACTACCCGAGTGACAAAATCTGCACTGATTTCTGGGAAATGTTCCCAGCGAAATCCCCTCCGTGCTCCAATCAGTCTgtaacaaaataataatatctgATCCTCGGTGCTCCAAATTACTTGTTTTAGATCAGTCTAGATACGGAACTAGTTCTGGTGTTTGATTCATAGCATTGGCATTGGAATCCTTCGGAATTTTTTCCATTTGCATGAATTTTTGATCTTGTTAGAATTTCTTTGTTTTACATGTGACAAACAAACCAAAAGCCGCTCCTGCGATATGCTTCTGCAGTTTGAGTTTTGCATAAAAAAATCCAAACATTCCTGAAATGGCGGTTTGGTTCACATCCGGCAATGCTATCGGCATGATGCCCTCGTATCACACGTCTGAATGGACCGTTTTTCTCGAGCCAGACTTGCTCGAGGCACCCACGCCTCTCGCTATGTTGGGAATCGCGGGACGTCTCATAACTTCCTTCCCTCGTTCTTGTCACCATCCATTGCCCATTTAGACTAGCCACACTGGGGAGTAACTTAGAACACTATTTCTATAGTAAAGAGTAATATATATGTGGTGTCATATAACATTTTATTATTGTGTTACAGATACATATTGTCTTGATAtgtatgtgtgatgttactcaatTTGCCTCTTTCATTAATTAgctgccacatcatctattttacATAGGTATGTCTAATGTTATTACTCATGTTATTCTCACCATAGGTAGTCTCATACCACACCCACTCTTTCTCACTGCCCCGACGGTTCCTTCAATGGCCTACCCATAGTGCGCCACCCCACTTCCATCCTCGCCGGCAACAACCCAATCCAAAACCGACGGGTGGCCGGCCTGACCCTACAGGGCATCTGTAAGGTCCCAAAGTTTCCCGCTAATTAAAAAATGATTTATTTAAGTAAATAATTAATTTGAATATTTCATTTTGCCATTTTGCCATTGAAGGAACCTTCTCATTTGCATTGTTCTGGAGCAAGACACGACCACGTTGTGATATTTGGGAAGTACCAAAATTATGTCACTTTGTTTGCACAATCCTGGCTATCACTGTAATGCAAACCCCTCCGTTTATTAGATGAATGGAGATATTTTCTAAGTATATGTTAGATGATCCTTGATATAGTTTTTTAAATACAGTACATACACACGCGCTCATATATACACGCACACACTCATCTCTACGAATATACACATGCACACCCTACCTCTATGAACACCTttgagagactgagccggcatatcatcttgaaattttaCAAAGTCATCATAGTCGCCCTGTGGTTGACGggacgtctcctcccactgaacacGCATCGACGGAATTCTTGAAATAAATTCAGAATAAATACGAGCACCAAGACTTAAACCAGAGTGGGCTGGGGATACCACTATCCACCTAAACATCCAACCACAAGTTGGTTCACGATCTTCCATATAGTTTAGATGATTTGTGTGGTCTCAATTTTTTTAGCGAGGCTATGTTCCGAGTTTCATCTGAAACGATCCGTTTGCTACCCGAACCTTTAAATAGTAAACGTTTGGAAATGAAACTTGTGGTTGGGCCGAACCTACCTAATGCACAACCTAA encodes:
- the LOC125551673 gene encoding pre-mRNA-processing factor 17 isoform X1: MDLLQSSYAPGDASSPEDESLSSPDTSPLRLPSKSAAPAVDETALALSAAATSTSRPIDPSLHLIPFNPTADQLWAPVLGPQHPHAPISSASGHRNHKLGHVEDAALLPFLFDEQYNTFHRFGYASDPSGLHIIGDAQPQAPDLDTVYNLPPSEHKRRRIRSREENHEPLPPEAQNPASDEWVMHNKKSPWAGNREGPPVELTDEQRQYAEAHAAKKAEKEARGEGKEKTEVVVKSTFHGKEEKDYQGRSWITPPKDAKATNERCYIPKRCVHEWVGHTKGVSAIRFSPKYGHLLLSASMDCKIKIWDVLESKTCMRTYMGHSKAVRDISFSNDGSKFLSAGYDRNIQYWDTETGQVISTFSTGKVPYVVKLNPDEDKQHILLAGMSDKKIVQWDMKSGQITQEYDQHLGAVNTITFVDNNRRFVTSSDDKSLRVWEFGIPVVIKYISEPHMHSMPSIAVHPNSNWLAAQSLDNQILIYSTKERFQLNKKKRFAGHIVAGYACQVSFSPDGRFVMSGDGEGSCWFWDWKSCRRFKTLKCHNGVCIGCEWHPLETSKVATCGWDGVIKYWD
- the LOC125551673 gene encoding pre-mRNA-processing factor 17 isoform X2, producing the protein MDLLQSSYAPGDASSPEDESLSSPDTSPLRLPSKSAAPAVDETALALSAAATSTSRPIDPSLHLIPFNPTADQLWAPVLGPQHPHAPISSASGHRNHKLGHVEDAALLPFLFDEQYNTFHRFGYASDPSGLHIIGDAQPQAPDLDTVYNLPPSEHKRRRIRSREENHEPLPPEAQNPASDEWVMHNKKSPWAGNREGPPVELTDEQRQYAEAHAAKKAEKEARGEGKEKTEVVVKSTFHGKEEKDYQGRSWITPPKDAKATNERCYIPKRCVHEWVGHTKGVSAIRFSPKYGHLLLSASMDCKIKIWDVLESKTCMRTYMGHSKAVRDISFSNDGSKFLSAGYDRNIQYWDTETGQVISTFSTGKVPYVVKLNPDEDKQHILLAGMSDKKIVQWDMKSGQITQEYDQHLGAVNTITFVDNNRRFVTSSDDKSLRVWEFGIPVVIKYISEPHMHSMPSIAVHPNSNWLAAQSLDNQILIYSTKERFQLNKKKRFAGHIVAGYACQVSFSPDGRFVMSGDGEGSCWFWDWKSCRRFKTLKCHNGVCIGCEWHPLETSKVATCGWDGVIKYW